Proteins co-encoded in one Sebastes umbrosus isolate fSebUmb1 chromosome 20, fSebUmb1.pri, whole genome shotgun sequence genomic window:
- the arl3b gene encoding ADP-ribosylation factor-like protein 3 yields the protein MGLLSILRKLKSTPDQEVRILLLGLDNGGKTTLLKHLASEDISHITPTQGFNIKSVQSQGFKLNVWDIGGQRKIRPYWRNYFENTDVLIYVIDSADRKRFEETGQELAELLDEEKLSGVPVLIYANKQDLLTAAPASEIAEGLNLHTIRDRMWQIQACSALTGEGIQEGMNWVCKSVNSKKK from the exons ATG GGATTGCTGTCCATCCTGCGTAAGCTAAAGAGCACACCAGACCAGGAGGTTAGGATACTGCTGCTGGGTCTGGACAACGGCGGGAAGACCACCTTGCTCAAACATCTGGCATCTGAGGACATCAGCCACATCACCCCCACACAG GGATTCAACATTAAGAGCGTCCAGTCTCAGGGTTTTAAACTGAATGTTTGGGACATTGGAGGCCAGAGGAAGATCAGGCCGTACTGGAGAAACTACTTTGAAAACACAGATGTGCTG ATTTATGTCATAGACAGCGCTGACAGAAAGAGATTTGAGGAGACGGGTCAG GAGCTGGCCGAATTGTTGGATGAGGAGAAGCTGAGTGGCGTTCCTGTGCTGATCTATGCAAACAAACAGGACCTGCTGACGGCCGCCCCGGCCTCCGAGATCGCCGAGGGTCTCAATCTGCACACCATCCGGGATCGCATGTGGCAGATCCAGGCCTGCTCCGCCCTCACTGGTGAGGGGATTCAG GAGGGCATGAACTGGGTGTGCAAGAGCGTCAACTCCAAGAAAAAATAG
- the sfxn2 gene encoding sideroflexin-2, protein MASSSFDIEAPRWDQSTFTGRLKHFFNITDWRTVVLPDSRLDEAKALVESCRAGSTPPGTTEEQLHYAKKLYDSAFHPDTGDRMNLIGRMSFQVPGGMAITGFMLQFYRTVPAVVFWQWVNQSFNALVNYTNRNAASPITPKQIGVAYVTATSTALATAVGLNLYTKKAPPLVARWVPFAAVAAANCVNIPMMRQQEILNGISVTDENGNKLGHSKKAAVKGITQVIVSRITMAAPGMIILPIIMQRVEKYKFMQKITYLHGPIQVMMVGVFLVFMVPAACSLFPQRCSMAVSKLEPELRDSIVSQYGAAVQQVYFNKGL, encoded by the exons ATGGCTTCGAGCTCGTTCGACATCGAAGCGCCGCGATGGGATCAGTCCACGTTTACGGGCCGACTGAAACATTTCTTCAACATCACAGACTGGCGAACGGTGGTCTTACCTGACTCACGCTTGGATGAGGCCAAAGCTTTAGTAGAAAGCTGCAG GGCAGGATCCACCCCACCCGGCACCACAGAGGAGCAGCTCCACTACGCTAAGAAGCTCTACGACTCGGCCTTCCACCCGGACACCGGAGACCGCATGAACCTCATCGGACGCATGTCCTTCCAGGTCCCTGGAGGCATGGCCATCACCGGCTTCATGCTGCAGTTCTACAG GACAGTTCCTGCTGTGGTGTTCTGGCAGTGGGTGAATCAGTCCTTCAACGCTCTGGTCAACTACACAAACCGTAACGCTGCCTCCCCCATCACTCCCAA GCAGATTGGAGTCGCCTACGTCACAGCAACCAGCACAGCGTTAGCAACAGCAGTCGGACTCAATCTCTACACAaag AAAGCTCCTCCTCTCGTGGCTCGCTGGGTTCCTTTTGCAGCGGTGGCAGCAGCCAACTGTGTTAACATTCCTATGATGAGGCAACA GGAAATTCTGAACGGTATTTCTGTCACAGATGAAAATGGCAACAAACTGGGCCACTCTAAG AAAGCAGCAGTAAAAGGCATCACTCAGGTGATCGTCTCTCGGATCACCATGGCTGCACCAGGAATGA TCATCCTGCCCATCATCATGCAGAGGGTGGAAAAATACAAGTTCATGCAG AAAATCACGTATCTCCACGGACCAATTCAAGTGATGATGGTGGGAGTGTT TTTGGTCTTCATGGTGCCTGCTGCCTGCTCCCTGTTCCCTCAGAGATG CTCTATGGCCGTGTCGAAGCTGGAGCCCGAGCTGAGAGACTCCATCGTGTCTCAATATGGAGCAGCTGTACAACAGGTCTACTTCAACAAAGGCCTCTGA